One genomic region from Balaenoptera acutorostrata chromosome 1, mBalAcu1.1, whole genome shotgun sequence encodes:
- the ECM1 gene encoding extracellular matrix protein 1 isoform X2: MGTTSRAALVLACLAVASVASKEDIKASGPRELGPVHLTHPLQEVGYAAPPSPPLTRALPMDHPDTSQHSPHFEGQSEVQPSPSQKAIPVQEELPPPRLPVEKKGDPPLPQEAVPLQEELFPPQVPIEQKEEKLARFMDHSPPEPESWNPAQHCQQGRYQGGWGHRLDGFPPGRPSPDNLNQICLPNRQHVVYGTWNLPQIGFSHLVRQGETLNLLETGYSRCCRYHSYTNRLDCAKVMWEDAMTRFCEAEFSVKTRAHWCCKRRGEARFSCFQDEAPRPHYQLKACPSHQPGISSGPELPFPPGLPTLDNIKNICHLRRFRSVPRNLPATDPIQRQLQALTRLEGEFQHCCQQGNNHTCTWKAWEDTLDSYCDQEKATNTHHYSCCHYPPSPARDECFARQAPYPNYDRDILTLDLSRITPNFMSHLCGNQRVLTKQSFPEMLSYCVCKAPRQVWRGSPRRVGPQSQPRGVYSLPGRRGRKPGKQ; the protein is encoded by the exons ATGGGGACCACGTCCAGAGCAGCCTTGGTCTTGGCCTGTTTAGCTGTTGCTTCTGTAGCCTCTAAGGAAG ACATCAAGGCTTCAGGGCCGAGGGAGCTGGGGCCAGTGCACCTCACCCACCCCCTTCAAGAAG TTGGCTATGCtgcacccccttccccacctctgaccAGAGCTCTCCCCATGGATCACCCTGACACCTCTCAGCATAGCCCTCACTTTGAAGGACAGAGTGAAG TACAGCCATCTCCATCTCAGAAAGCCATCCCTGTCCAAGAGGAGCTGCCCCCTCCCCGACTCCCTGTGGAGAAGAAAG GGGATCCGCCTCTCCCTCAAGAGGCCGTCCCCCTCCAAGAAGAGCTATTCCCTCCCCAGGTCCCTATTGAACAGAAGGAAG AAAAGCTGGCTCGCTTCATGGACCACAGCCCCCCAGAGCCTGAGTCTTGGAATCCAGCCCAGCACTGCCAACAGGGCCGATACCAAGGGGGCTGGGGCCACCGGCTGGATGGCTTCCCCCCTGGGCGGCCTTCTCCGGACAATCTGAACCAGATCTGCCTTCCTAATCGTCAGCATGTGGTGTACGGCACTTGGAACCTGCCACAGATTGGCTTTTCCCACCTTGTTCGTCAGGGTGAGACCCTCAATTTGCTGGAGACTGGATATTCCCGCTGCTGCCGCTATCACAGCTACACAAACCGCTTGGACTGTGCAAAAGTCATG TGGGAGGACGCAATGACCCGGTTCTGTGAGGCTGAGTTTTCTGTCAAGACCCGAGCCCATTGGTGCTGCAAACGTCGGGGGGAGGCTCGATTCTCCTGCTTCCAAGACGAAGCTCCCCGGCCACACTACCAGCTCAAGGCCTGCCCCAGCCACCAGCCTGGTATTTCCTCGGGTCCTGAGCTGCCTTTTCCCCCTGGGCTACCCACACTGGACAATATCAAGAACATCTGCCACCTAAGACGCTTCCGCTCTGTGCCACGCAACCTCCCAGCTACTGACCCCATCCAAAGGCAGCTGCAGGCTCTGACCCGGCTGGAGGGGGAGTTCCAGCACTGCTGCCAGCAGGGGAACAACCACACCTGTACATGGAAGGCC TGGGAGGATACCCTTGATAGCTACTGTGATCAGGAAAAGGCTACAAATACCCACCACTACTCGTGTTGCCACTACCCTCCTAGCCCTGCCCGAGATGAGTGCTTTGCCCGGCAGGCTCCCTATCCCAACTATGACCGGGACATCTTGACCCTGGACCTCAGCCGAATTACCCCCAACTTCATGAGTCATCTCTGTGGAAATCAAAGAGTTCTCACCAAGCA GAGCTTCCCGGAGATGCTTTCGTACTGCGTTTGCAAAGCGCCCCGCCAAGTCTGGAGAGGGAGTCCGAGACGCGTTGGACCACAGTCCCAGCCCCGAGGAGTTTACAGTCTgccggggaggagaggaaggaaaccaGGAAAGCAGTAG
- the ECM1 gene encoding extracellular matrix protein 1 isoform X4 has translation MGTTSRAALVLACLAVASVASKEDIKASGPRELGPVHLTHPLQEVGYAAPPSPPLTRALPMDHPDTSQHSPHFEGQSEVQPSPSQKAIPVQEELPPPRLPVEKKGDPPLPQEAVPLQEELFPPQVPIEQKEEKLARFMDHSPPEPESWNPAQHCQQGRYQGGWGHRLDGFPPGRPSPDNLNQICLPNRQHVVYGTWNLPQIGFSHLVRQGETLNLLETGYSRCCRYHSYTNRLDCAKVMWEDAMTRFCEAEFSVKTRAHWCCKRRGEARFSCFQDEAPRPHYQLKACPSHQPGISSGPELPFPPGLPTLDNIKNICHLRRFRSVPRNLPATDPIQRQLQALTRLEGEFQHCCQQGNNHTCTWKAKAAFIDDLCGPRRNFWQDSAFCCKLSPGDEQINCFNTNYLRNVALVAGDIRDAKDQGEQGPTWGTNISPTPEPKEE, from the exons ATGGGGACCACGTCCAGAGCAGCCTTGGTCTTGGCCTGTTTAGCTGTTGCTTCTGTAGCCTCTAAGGAAG ACATCAAGGCTTCAGGGCCGAGGGAGCTGGGGCCAGTGCACCTCACCCACCCCCTTCAAGAAG TTGGCTATGCtgcacccccttccccacctctgaccAGAGCTCTCCCCATGGATCACCCTGACACCTCTCAGCATAGCCCTCACTTTGAAGGACAGAGTGAAG TACAGCCATCTCCATCTCAGAAAGCCATCCCTGTCCAAGAGGAGCTGCCCCCTCCCCGACTCCCTGTGGAGAAGAAAG GGGATCCGCCTCTCCCTCAAGAGGCCGTCCCCCTCCAAGAAGAGCTATTCCCTCCCCAGGTCCCTATTGAACAGAAGGAAG AAAAGCTGGCTCGCTTCATGGACCACAGCCCCCCAGAGCCTGAGTCTTGGAATCCAGCCCAGCACTGCCAACAGGGCCGATACCAAGGGGGCTGGGGCCACCGGCTGGATGGCTTCCCCCCTGGGCGGCCTTCTCCGGACAATCTGAACCAGATCTGCCTTCCTAATCGTCAGCATGTGGTGTACGGCACTTGGAACCTGCCACAGATTGGCTTTTCCCACCTTGTTCGTCAGGGTGAGACCCTCAATTTGCTGGAGACTGGATATTCCCGCTGCTGCCGCTATCACAGCTACACAAACCGCTTGGACTGTGCAAAAGTCATG TGGGAGGACGCAATGACCCGGTTCTGTGAGGCTGAGTTTTCTGTCAAGACCCGAGCCCATTGGTGCTGCAAACGTCGGGGGGAGGCTCGATTCTCCTGCTTCCAAGACGAAGCTCCCCGGCCACACTACCAGCTCAAGGCCTGCCCCAGCCACCAGCCTGGTATTTCCTCGGGTCCTGAGCTGCCTTTTCCCCCTGGGCTACCCACACTGGACAATATCAAGAACATCTGCCACCTAAGACGCTTCCGCTCTGTGCCACGCAACCTCCCAGCTACTGACCCCATCCAAAGGCAGCTGCAGGCTCTGACCCGGCTGGAGGGGGAGTTCCAGCACTGCTGCCAGCAGGGGAACAACCACACCTGTACATGGAAGGCC AAAGCCGCCTTTATTGATGACCTGTGTGGTCCCCGACGTAACTTCTGGCAAGACTCTGCCTTCTGCTGTAAACTGAGTCCTGGGGATGAACAGATCAACTGCTTCAACACTAATTATCTGAGGAATGTGGCTCTAGTGGCTGGAGACATTAGGGATGCCAAGGACCAGGGGGAGCAGGGCCCAACTTGGGGAACAAATATCAGCCCCACCCCTGAGCCCAAGGAAGAGTGA
- the ECM1 gene encoding extracellular matrix protein 1 isoform X1, producing MGTTSRAALVLACLAVASVASKEDIKASGPRELGPVHLTHPLQEVGYAAPPSPPLTRALPMDHPDTSQHSPHFEGQSEVQPSPSQKAIPVQEELPPPRLPVEKKGDPPLPQEAVPLQEELFPPQVPIEQKEEKLARFMDHSPPEPESWNPAQHCQQGRYQGGWGHRLDGFPPGRPSPDNLNQICLPNRQHVVYGTWNLPQIGFSHLVRQGETLNLLETGYSRCCRYHSYTNRLDCAKVMWEDAMTRFCEAEFSVKTRAHWCCKRRGEARFSCFQDEAPRPHYQLKACPSHQPGISSGPELPFPPGLPTLDNIKNICHLRRFRSVPRNLPATDPIQRQLQALTRLEGEFQHCCQQGNNHTCTWKAWEDTLDSYCDQEKATNTHHYSCCHYPPSPARDECFARQAPYPNYDRDILTLDLSRITPNFMSHLCGNQRVLTKHKQIPGLIQNVTARCCDLPFPEQACCAEEEKAAFIDDLCGPRRNFWQDSAFCCKLSPGDEQINCFNTNYLRNVALVAGDIRDAKDQGEQGPTWGTNISPTPEPKEE from the exons ATGGGGACCACGTCCAGAGCAGCCTTGGTCTTGGCCTGTTTAGCTGTTGCTTCTGTAGCCTCTAAGGAAG ACATCAAGGCTTCAGGGCCGAGGGAGCTGGGGCCAGTGCACCTCACCCACCCCCTTCAAGAAG TTGGCTATGCtgcacccccttccccacctctgaccAGAGCTCTCCCCATGGATCACCCTGACACCTCTCAGCATAGCCCTCACTTTGAAGGACAGAGTGAAG TACAGCCATCTCCATCTCAGAAAGCCATCCCTGTCCAAGAGGAGCTGCCCCCTCCCCGACTCCCTGTGGAGAAGAAAG GGGATCCGCCTCTCCCTCAAGAGGCCGTCCCCCTCCAAGAAGAGCTATTCCCTCCCCAGGTCCCTATTGAACAGAAGGAAG AAAAGCTGGCTCGCTTCATGGACCACAGCCCCCCAGAGCCTGAGTCTTGGAATCCAGCCCAGCACTGCCAACAGGGCCGATACCAAGGGGGCTGGGGCCACCGGCTGGATGGCTTCCCCCCTGGGCGGCCTTCTCCGGACAATCTGAACCAGATCTGCCTTCCTAATCGTCAGCATGTGGTGTACGGCACTTGGAACCTGCCACAGATTGGCTTTTCCCACCTTGTTCGTCAGGGTGAGACCCTCAATTTGCTGGAGACTGGATATTCCCGCTGCTGCCGCTATCACAGCTACACAAACCGCTTGGACTGTGCAAAAGTCATG TGGGAGGACGCAATGACCCGGTTCTGTGAGGCTGAGTTTTCTGTCAAGACCCGAGCCCATTGGTGCTGCAAACGTCGGGGGGAGGCTCGATTCTCCTGCTTCCAAGACGAAGCTCCCCGGCCACACTACCAGCTCAAGGCCTGCCCCAGCCACCAGCCTGGTATTTCCTCGGGTCCTGAGCTGCCTTTTCCCCCTGGGCTACCCACACTGGACAATATCAAGAACATCTGCCACCTAAGACGCTTCCGCTCTGTGCCACGCAACCTCCCAGCTACTGACCCCATCCAAAGGCAGCTGCAGGCTCTGACCCGGCTGGAGGGGGAGTTCCAGCACTGCTGCCAGCAGGGGAACAACCACACCTGTACATGGAAGGCC TGGGAGGATACCCTTGATAGCTACTGTGATCAGGAAAAGGCTACAAATACCCACCACTACTCGTGTTGCCACTACCCTCCTAGCCCTGCCCGAGATGAGTGCTTTGCCCGGCAGGCTCCCTATCCCAACTATGACCGGGACATCTTGACCCTGGACCTCAGCCGAATTACCCCCAACTTCATGAGTCATCTCTGTGGAAATCAAAGAGTTCTCACCAAGCA TAAGCAGATTCCTGGGCTGATCCAGAACGTGACTGCCCGCTGCTGTGACCTGCCGTTTCCAGAGCAGGCCTGCTGTGCTGAGGAGGAA AAAGCCGCCTTTATTGATGACCTGTGTGGTCCCCGACGTAACTTCTGGCAAGACTCTGCCTTCTGCTGTAAACTGAGTCCTGGGGATGAACAGATCAACTGCTTCAACACTAATTATCTGAGGAATGTGGCTCTAGTGGCTGGAGACATTAGGGATGCCAAGGACCAGGGGGAGCAGGGCCCAACTTGGGGAACAAATATCAGCCCCACCCCTGAGCCCAAGGAAGAGTGA
- the ECM1 gene encoding extracellular matrix protein 1 isoform X3 — translation MGTTSRAALVLACLAVASVASKEDIKASGPRELGPVHLTHPLQEVGYAAPPSPPLTRALPMDHPDTSQHSPHFEGQSEVQPSPSQKAIPVQEELPPPRLPVEKKGDPPLPQEAVPLQEELFPPQVPIEQKEEKLARFMDHSPPEPESWNPAQHCQQGRYQGGWGHRLDGFPPGRPSPDNLNQICLPNRQHVVYGTWNLPQIGFSHLVRQGETLNLLETGYSRCCRYHSYTNRLDCAKVMWEDAMTRFCEAEFSVKTRAHWCCKRRGEARFSCFQDEAPRPHYQLKACPSHQPGISSGPELPFPPGLPTLDNIKNICHLRRFRSVPRNLPATDPIQRQLQALTRLEGEFQHCCQQGNNHTCTWKAWEDTLDSYCDQEKATNTHHYSCCHYPPSPARDECFARQAPYPNYDRDILTLDLSRITPNFMSHLCGNQRVLTKQKPPLLMTCVVPDVTSGKTLPSAVN, via the exons ATGGGGACCACGTCCAGAGCAGCCTTGGTCTTGGCCTGTTTAGCTGTTGCTTCTGTAGCCTCTAAGGAAG ACATCAAGGCTTCAGGGCCGAGGGAGCTGGGGCCAGTGCACCTCACCCACCCCCTTCAAGAAG TTGGCTATGCtgcacccccttccccacctctgaccAGAGCTCTCCCCATGGATCACCCTGACACCTCTCAGCATAGCCCTCACTTTGAAGGACAGAGTGAAG TACAGCCATCTCCATCTCAGAAAGCCATCCCTGTCCAAGAGGAGCTGCCCCCTCCCCGACTCCCTGTGGAGAAGAAAG GGGATCCGCCTCTCCCTCAAGAGGCCGTCCCCCTCCAAGAAGAGCTATTCCCTCCCCAGGTCCCTATTGAACAGAAGGAAG AAAAGCTGGCTCGCTTCATGGACCACAGCCCCCCAGAGCCTGAGTCTTGGAATCCAGCCCAGCACTGCCAACAGGGCCGATACCAAGGGGGCTGGGGCCACCGGCTGGATGGCTTCCCCCCTGGGCGGCCTTCTCCGGACAATCTGAACCAGATCTGCCTTCCTAATCGTCAGCATGTGGTGTACGGCACTTGGAACCTGCCACAGATTGGCTTTTCCCACCTTGTTCGTCAGGGTGAGACCCTCAATTTGCTGGAGACTGGATATTCCCGCTGCTGCCGCTATCACAGCTACACAAACCGCTTGGACTGTGCAAAAGTCATG TGGGAGGACGCAATGACCCGGTTCTGTGAGGCTGAGTTTTCTGTCAAGACCCGAGCCCATTGGTGCTGCAAACGTCGGGGGGAGGCTCGATTCTCCTGCTTCCAAGACGAAGCTCCCCGGCCACACTACCAGCTCAAGGCCTGCCCCAGCCACCAGCCTGGTATTTCCTCGGGTCCTGAGCTGCCTTTTCCCCCTGGGCTACCCACACTGGACAATATCAAGAACATCTGCCACCTAAGACGCTTCCGCTCTGTGCCACGCAACCTCCCAGCTACTGACCCCATCCAAAGGCAGCTGCAGGCTCTGACCCGGCTGGAGGGGGAGTTCCAGCACTGCTGCCAGCAGGGGAACAACCACACCTGTACATGGAAGGCC TGGGAGGATACCCTTGATAGCTACTGTGATCAGGAAAAGGCTACAAATACCCACCACTACTCGTGTTGCCACTACCCTCCTAGCCCTGCCCGAGATGAGTGCTTTGCCCGGCAGGCTCCCTATCCCAACTATGACCGGGACATCTTGACCCTGGACCTCAGCCGAATTACCCCCAACTTCATGAGTCATCTCTGTGGAAATCAAAGAGTTCTCACCAAGCA AAAGCCGCCTTTATTGATGACCTGTGTGGTCCCCGACGTAACTTCTGGCAAGACTCTGCCTTCTGCTGTAAACTGA